The Skermanella rosea sequence TTTCGTCGTCGCCCGTCTGCTTGCGGGGCAGGGATGGTCGGTGCGGGTCGGGCTGCTCGGCAGCCGCGAGGCTCTGCGGGGCGACGCCGCGGTCATGGCCGGGCGCTGGAACGGGCCGGTGGCGTTCCTCGCGCCCGAACTGCTCGACGGGGCCGATGTCGCGGTGGACGCCCTGTTCGGGGCCGGCCTGTCCAAGCCGCTGGAGGGCATGGCGCGGGCCGTGGTGGAGGATCTGGCCGCCCGCGCCGTTCCGACGGTGGCGGTGGACATCCCCAGCGGCATCCACGGCGATACGGGCGCCGTGCTCGGCGCCGCGGCGCCGGCTTGCGTGACGGTCACCTTTTTCCGGAAGAAGCCCGGGCATCTGTTGCTGCCCGGTCGCGTCCTGTGCGGCGACTTGGTGGTGGCCGACATCGGGATTCCCGACCGGGTGCTGGACGGGATCGCGCCGAGGCTCGCCGAGAACGGGCCGGCATCCTGGTTTTCGGGGTTTCCCTGGCCGAGGCTCGACGGTCACAAGTTCGACCGGGGCCACGCCGTGGTGTTCGGGGGCGCCCGGATGACCGGTGCCGCCCGCCTGGCTGCCCGGGCGGCGCGGCGAGTCGGCGCGGGACTGGTCAGCATCGCCTGCGACCCGGGGACCTTCCCGATCTATGCCGCATCCGACCCCGGCACCATCGTGTCCCCGCTCGACGACTCGGGGAGTTTCGATGACCTGATGTCCGATCCGCGCCGCAATGCCGTGCTGGTCGGGCCGGGAGCGGGGACCGGGACGGAGACCTGCGGCCATGTGCTGGGCGCGCTCCGGGCCGGCAAGGCGATGGTGATCGACGCGGACGGCTTGACCGCCTTCGCCGACCATTCGACCGACCTGTACCGCGCCCTCAGCGACCGCTGCCTGTTGACGCCCCATGCCGGGGAGTTCAAGCGCCTGTTCGGCATCGAGGGAGACAAACTGTCGCAAGCCCGCCGGGCGGCGGCCCGGGCGGGTGCCGTCGTGCTGCTGAAGGGGCCCGATACCGTGATCTCCGCGCCGGACGACCGGGCGGTGATCAACGCCAACGCGCCGCCCGAGCTGGCGACGGCCGGGGCCGGCGATGTGCTGGCCGGGCTGGCCGTCGGCCTGATGGCCCAGGGGATGCCGGCCTTCGAGGCCGGCGCCGCGGCGGCCTGGTTGCATGGGGAGGCGGCCCGCGCCGTCGGCCCCGGGCTGATCGCGGAGGACCTGTCGGAAGCGCTTCCCGCCGTGCTGCGCCGCCTGCGCGGGGACTCGTGAAGCTTCCGTGAAGTATGGCCGCCGCGGCGGCTTTGCCCTTGATCGGCCGGCCGCGAGTCCACCAAGATCGCGGACATGACCCAGCTCCCGACGCCCCTCGAAGAGCAGCCGTCCCCCTCGCTGTTCGACCGTACCCTGGAGAACCTGCGCTCCGCCTGGCGCGACATCGCGGCCTTCTCGCGCGAGGCGGTCGGCGCGACGCCGCGGCCCCACCTGCCGCGCGAGGATGCGGACCGGCTCCGCGTCCAGATGCAGGCCTGCCTGGCGGGGCGGGGCGGCGAGGTCTCGGCCCGCGCCCGGGCGGCCGAACTGGGCCGCACCTATCTGAGCCTCGACTCGACGGGGCGGCGTAACTTCCTGACGATCCTGTCGCGCGACTTCGACGTGGACCGGGCCACGGTCGACCAGGCGGTCGACGCCTTCCACAAGGCGCCGGACCCCGTGCTGCGCGGCAAGGCGGAGCGTAAGCTCCGCGAAGCCCTCGAGCCGGGGCGGATGCGGTTGCTGACACAGTTCAACGGCCTGCCGGAGGGGGTGAAGTTCCTCGTGGACATGCGCGCCCAGCTCCTGGAATGGGCTTCGGACGATCCGCTGATGGCCGCCCTGGAGGCCGACCTCAAGACGCTGCTGAAGAACTGGTTCGATGTCGGCTTCCTGGAACTGCGGCGAATCACCTGGGACAGTCCGGCCGCGCTGCTGGAGAAGCTGATCGCCTACGAGGCGGTGCACGCCATCCGGGGATGGCAGGACCTGAAGGACCGTCTCGACTCGGATCGCCGCTGCTTCGCCTTCTTCCATCCCCGCATGCCCGACG is a genomic window containing:
- a CDS encoding NAD(P)H-hydrate dehydratase, whose amino-acid sequence is MAAQNALLTVAEMYRADALTIEGGVSGETLMEAAGAAVARVVSARRPPGTVAVLCGPGNNGGDGFVVARLLAGQGWSVRVGLLGSREALRGDAAVMAGRWNGPVAFLAPELLDGADVAVDALFGAGLSKPLEGMARAVVEDLAARAVPTVAVDIPSGIHGDTGAVLGAAAPACVTVTFFRKKPGHLLLPGRVLCGDLVVADIGIPDRVLDGIAPRLAENGPASWFSGFPWPRLDGHKFDRGHAVVFGGARMTGAARLAARAARRVGAGLVSIACDPGTFPIYAASDPGTIVSPLDDSGSFDDLMSDPRRNAVLVGPGAGTGTETCGHVLGALRAGKAMVIDADGLTAFADHSTDLYRALSDRCLLTPHAGEFKRLFGIEGDKLSQARRAAARAGAVVLLKGPDTVISAPDDRAVINANAPPELATAGAGDVLAGLAVGLMAQGMPAFEAGAAAAWLHGEAARAVGPGLIAEDLSEALPAVLRRLRGDS
- a CDS encoding malonyl-CoA decarboxylase produces the protein MTQLPTPLEEQPSPSLFDRTLENLRSAWRDIAAFSREAVGATPRPHLPREDADRLRVQMQACLAGRGGEVSARARAAELGRTYLSLDSTGRRNFLTILSRDFDVDRATVDQAVDAFHKAPDPVLRGKAERKLREALEPGRMRLLTQFNGLPEGVKFLVDMRAQLLEWASDDPLMAALEADLKTLLKNWFDVGFLELRRITWDSPAALLEKLIAYEAVHAIRGWQDLKDRLDSDRRCFAFFHPRMPDEPLIFVEVALVSGMSGNVQTLLDEAAPVQDPQTADTAIFYSISNAQKGLAGISFGNFLIKRVVDSLTAEFPKLKYFATLSPIPGFRRWLDAEMAAAEATDDGDILTTSERARVADLFTDTEILPAEKAASLAAVLDRPGWHRDEAIVKVVKPILMRLCATYLIEAKAGRRARDPVAHFHLSNGARMERLNWLGDTSENGLRQSAGMMINYRYKLADIESNHEAYTGDGNINVSSYVRAQLKSTG